TTTTAGGGAGGTTTGGCTTGAGGTGAACGTTCTTGTTGCCCTCACAACCTCCAGTGTGGGGATTTTCATCTTTCTGAAAGCTATTTATAAGGCCTTGCGAATTTGACTTTTCATTTTGTAAAATTTGCTTAATGAAAATTTTGTTTCTGATAATGATAATCCTATTAACCTTTCGAATTGATAAGAATATTGAAAATAAAAAAGGTGATACAAAAATGAAAGGTGAATGCAAAGCTCATGAAAAGAAAATAAAGCATGTTCATGGAATGTCTGTGGTGGAAGACTTGGAAAGTGAGTACACTTATGTGAAAGAAGTGGAGTTACATTTTGAGGACGCTGTAGAGAGGGTTAAAGAGGAACTTAAAAAAGAAAGTTTCGGTGTGCTCAGTGAGATACGTGTGGATAAGTTGTTTAAAGAAAAAATAAGCCTTGAAATAGAGCCGTATATCATCCTAGGGGTCTGCAATCCGAACTACTCAAGTCAACTCATAAGTATTGACGTCAACAGCGGTGCATTTCTCCCATGTAACATACTGGTGTATGTCAAAGACAAGAAAACATATGTGAGTGCAATGTTGCCGACTAAAGCTATGAAAATCACAGGAAATGAAGAGTTGCTAAAAGTATCAGAGCAAGTTGAAAGAATTTTGAAGAATGTTGTTGACAAAGTTTAATTTTTTACTGTTATTAATTAAAAGTGTTATTAAGGATCTAAATTATAGCTATGAAATATATGGTGGTCAATATGAAGGAGAAAAAAATGGATGAGAAACACGGAAATATGGAAAATCATATAGAAATGAACCATGAGAGACATGAAAAAGATCATATGCACATGGAACATGAGAGCACGCATGAAGAAGTAGAACATGGAGGACATGAAATGCACGCTCACGAAGAGCACGAGATGCATGAACATGGAGAGCACAAACATTCACATGCAGAACATCACAAAATGATGATGGAAGATTTCAAGAAGAGGTTTATAGTTTCTGCAATACTCACAATTCCCATATTACTTCTCTCCCCGTTAATTCAGAAGTTTTTAGGATTTACATTCACATTTAAGGGAGACCATTATGTCCTCTTTACACTTTCGGCAATAGTGTACTTCTACGGAGGCTGGCCATTCCTTAACGGCATGATAGACGAGCTCAAGAAAAAATTACCTGGAATGATGACGCTCATAGCCCTAGCAATTACAGTGGCATTCTCCTATAGTGTTGCCGTAACATTTGGGCTTCCTGGAAAGACTTTCTATTGGGAGCTTGCAACACTTATTGACATCATGCTTCTGGGCCATTACATAGAGATGCGTTCTGTTCTTGGTGCATCGAGAGCATTAGAGGAACTAATAAAGTTGATGCCAACTGAAGCTCACTTAATAACTCCTGAAGGAGTTAAAGATATCCCAGTTAGTGAATTGAAGAAGGGAGACATTGTTCTTGTCAAGCCTGGTGAAAAAATACCTTCAGATGGTATTATAATAGAGGGGGAAACAAGTGTAAACGAGGCAATGCTCACAGGTGAGTCAAAGCCAGTTTATAAGAAGGTAGGAGATGGTGTAATAGGTGGTTCAATAAATCTTGAAGGGGCTATAAAAGTTAGGATAGAAAAAACTGGAAAGGATACATATCTAATGCAGGTGGTTGAACTTGTAAGACAGGCCCAAGAGACGAGATCACGGACTCAAGACTTAGCAAATAGAGCAGCTTTTTGGCTTACTCTTATAGCGATAACTGCAGGAAGCATAACTCTTGGTAGTTGGCTTTACTTAGGAATGCCATTTGTTTTTGCCCTTGAAAGAATGGTCACCGTCATGGTTATAACCTGCCCGCATGCGCTTGGACTGGCAGTTCCTTTAGTGGTTTCGGTCTCCACATCAATTTCAGCGAAGAAGGGAATTCTTATTAGGAACAGAGAGGCCTTTGAAAGAGCAAAGGATGTTCAAGTGGTTGTATTTGACAAGACAGGAACACTCACCGAGGGAAAATTTGAGGTAACTGACGTTATTTCACTTGATGAATTTGAGGAGGAAGAGTTAATAAAATATGCTGCTACTTTAGAAAGTCATTCCTCTCACCCAATAGCCCAGGGAATAGTAGAAAAAGCTAAAGAGCTTGGTATTGAGTTCTATGATATAGAAGAATCCAAAGTTCTTCCAGGTAAGGGCGTTCAGGGGATTATTAATGGTAAAGAAGTGTTCGTCGTGAGCCCAGGCTTTCTAAAGGAGAAAGGCCTTTGGAAAGATGATGAACGTGTTAACAAAGTTCTCGAGCAGGGCAAGACAGTGGTATTCTTGCTTATTGATGGTAGGCTCGTAGGTGCTTTGGCTCTAGCCGACAGAATAAGACCAGAATCCCGAGAAGCTGTGAAGAGGCTCCACGAGATGGGAATTAAGGCATACATGCTTACAGGTGACAACGCCAAAGTTGCGAAATGGGTGGCAGAAGAGCTTGGCTTAGATGGATTCTTCGCTGAGGTCTTGCCTCATCAGAAATCTGAAAAAGTACAAGAACTCCAGAAAGAGGGTTTAATTGTTGCAATGGTCGGAGACGGAATAAACGATGCTCCAGCTTTAATTCAAGCTGATGTAGGGATTGCCATTGGAGCTGGAACCGACGTGGCAATAGAAAGTGCAGATATAATTTTAGTTAAAAACGATCCAAGAGACGTTATAACAGCGATACATCTTGCAAGGGCAACCTATGGAAAGATGGTGCAGAACTTAGCATGGGCTACAGGATATAATACGTTTGCAATTCCTTTGGCAGCGGGGACACTTTACAGCTATGGAATACTATTAAGTCCAGCAGTTGGTGCTTTGTTAATGAGCTTAAGCACAGTTATAGTGGCAATAAATGCGAGGTTCTTGAAAGTCTAGTGTAGTCACATTAGATTTTCTCTGTTTTTTACCATTGTTTTGTTTTCTAAGGGTTAAGTTTAAATAGTATAATGACCGACTGGTCGGTAGGTAAGAGGTGATTGAGAATGCAAAAAATAGCCAAATGGATTGCTTTTCATCCAAAAAGTGCTATAGCACTAGTTTTAGTCATTACAATTATCTTTACTTCTTTCACTGCTAATCTACAGGAGGAAACTAGCTTAGAGAGCCTGTTTCCTAATTATCCCGAAGTTGGAATAATGGAGGATATACAAAATGATTTTGGAAATCAGGAACCGGTGATAATACTTATTCAGGGGGAAGATGTCTTAACGCCAGAATATTTCAAGAAAACAGCAGATATCACAGAGAAGATTTGGAAAGATACTATCATTAACTCTGCTTTAATGGAGCCCAAAGATGAGAGTATAACCTCTCTTCCTGAATTTTTGGCTATCTATCGGCTTTCGCTGAAAGGAAATTTTAATCCTTCCAAAGAACAGGTTTTGGAAGAAATACGCTCTTTTGCATCAAAAGACGAGATAATCAGAACTTTTAATGCTTTTCTGGAGGATCCAAATGTTCCTCAAGTTATGAAAGATTATGTTCTCGTTTTTCTGCCGAAGACTTTTGATAGAGAGGCTATGAAAAGCGATAAGATGGTGATTTACATCTCGTTAGACGCTGCCCTCTCGAATGGTGAACTTGAGAAGATTGAGCTTAGAATTGAGAGCACGGCCAAAAGCATTGATGCAAAAACTCTAACTTACGGCTTCAAGCTCCTGAACTACTATTATGTAAAAACGGAGGAGCGTTTAATTCCTGCATTTTTGATTGCATTGATTTTAATTCTAGCTTTGATGATACTTAACTTTAGGCGCTTAAGTGATGTTGCGATCTCGCTAACAACGCTCTTTTTGGCAATGCTTTGGACTTTTGGTCTAGCTGGGCTTTTAGAATGGAAAATTGATGTAATGGCTGGCATGGTGCCCATATTAATTCTTGGTTTGGGCATAGACTTCTCTTTTCACGTGCTCATGAACTACAGGGAGAAGCTTAAGGAAACTTCCGATCCTAAGAAGTCCGCTTATTTAGTGCTCTCCACAGTTGGAATTGCTCTTCTTTTGGCGATGGTTACAACTGTTGTAGGCTTTTCATCGAATGGAATTTCTAAAATTCCAAGCATGAGGCATTTTGGATTTCTTTCGGCTTTTTCAATTCTGGCGATTTTTGTGCTAAACTTAACATTTGTTCCTGCCATGAGAGAGCTGTTGGATTTAAGAAAAGCCAAAAGGCAGTTTGAAACCTTTAAACAAAGAGAACTCGTTAAAAATGGTGTAATCAAAAGGCTTCTCTGGCTCATTAAGAAGCCTTCGATAGTGGTTATCTTTCTTATCATAATTTTTGGTGTAGCTCTGCCCGGCTGGGCTTTGGGCTTTGGAATGAAGGCTTCATATGATCCAACAGGGGAGTTAGCTACAGATTTGGACATAACCAAAGCCTATGATATCTTAAATGAAGAATTCGATGTTGGCACGGAGACTGTTTTCATACGGGTTGATGGCAAGTTAACAGACCCAAAATTCTGGGACGAGCTTGAAAAAGCTATTGAAAATATGAATGATGACAAATATATAGTTGTTTATGGTGAAAAAGCCCGTGTGGAATGGATTTTAAGCCTACTCCCATTCTTCATAATGGAAGATCAAAGAGTTGCAGGCGCTTACATCTTAGTGGATAAAAATAGGGATGGTAAAATCGATAGGGATGTAACTCCTGCAGAGCTAAAAGCTTTCTTAAGCGCTCTTTATGAGGCTCCGATGGGGAAGTATTATCTCCACAAGGATGAAAATGGAAACTTTGATGGCTTAATAATAAGGGTTGCAACGAGGACAAAGCTTGGTTACCATGGCAAAAAGCTTTTGGAAGAGCTTAAAGAGGACTTTAAGGCCGTTAACGCGAATGTAAGCTTTACGGGGATGCCAATAATCTGGGCCAGAGGGTTGGACGACATTAGGGATTCGATGGCAAACTCTATTTTCCTATGCTTAGCATTTGCTTTCATAGTGCTTCCAATAGCGTTTGGTCTTTTCCACCGTTCTCCATTGTTAGGATTCCTAACGGCTCTTCCTCCGTTCATAACCATTGGATGGCTCTTCATGACAATGAAGTTCTTGGGAATTCCACTAAATATGATGACTGCAATGGTTGGAGCAATAATAGTTGGTATAGGAATAGATTATCCAATTCACATAGCAAATCGGTGGGCACTTGAAAGAAAAGAAGGTAAAACTCTGGAGGAGTGTTATGCAATTTCTCTATCTAGCACAGGAAAGGAGGTGCTGTACTCTGCTCTAACGACTCTTGTTGCCTTTGGAGTTTTTATTCTTATACCAATACCAGTAATTGCCCAATTCGCCATTACAACGCTTTTTGGGTTGATATACAGTTTTGTTGGGGCAGTACTAACTTTGCCACTTCTCTTGAGGTCATTTTGGCACAGGAGTGATTGAAGTGGTGAAGGTCATAGAGGAGTATTGGATTTAAAACGTATTGAAAAGGGTAGTTAATTGTTTTTATTCACATGGAGGAGGTTGCTGAAAATGAGGAGGAAAGAAACTAAAGAGAGGATTTTAGAGGTTGCCCTTGAACTTTTTAGCGAGAGAGCTTATGATGATGTTTCAATGGAGGAAATTGCGAAAAAAGTTGGACTCTCAAAAGGAGGGCTCTTCTATCACTTTTCCTCAAAGTATGAGCTTGCTAAAGAAGCGTTGTTTTATGGATTTGAGCAGTGGGCTAAGGCAATATTCCCTAAAATTCTAAGTGCAAAGTCGCCGGAAGATAAGTTTAAAGCGCTGATTGATTATTCATTTGAGTTTATTTTGGATAACCCAAAACTTTCGCGTTTTTTCTTAGAGGTTTATGAAGAGAGCATCAAACATGGAAACGGATTGGAACAGTGGAAGGGATTTTATGAGGAGTATTTAGAGCTCTTCGGTAGTATTTTTGAGGAACTTGGAGTCTTAAATCCAAGGGTAAGGGCAATACTTTTTGGAGCTCTTTTGGATGGTTTGGCCATTCATTATCTAATGGCGGGGGAATATTTTGATATCAGAGACCTGAAAAAGGAAATTCTTGAAATCTTTCTTGCTGGGAGAAAGGACTGAAGGCTTGATGTTCATATACATTAAGGATAGTGGACTTAAAAAGAGGGGGAGAGAGTAAAGGATCATAGAATGAAAGTAGAAAACTTACATTACTTTATTTTTTGCGAAATTGGGGATTGCTATTTTTACACTTTGGTAAAAATAAGAGATATAACTCTTTATAGATAAGTAATAAGTGAGGCGAGCAAAAATGATGTTTGAAAATTTTGGAAACTATCTCGTTCACATGGGAGAATTTGAATGGGGGTGGCATGACATGATGGGATTTGGCTACTTTGGAATCGTCGGAGCAATATTCATGCTCTTATTCTGGGTTGCAATAATAGTTGCAGTAGTATGGTTCATTAAGTGGATAATCGAGCAGAGCTCAAGCGGGACCACAAAGACATCAAAAAATCGAGCACTTGAAATACTTGACGAGAAATATGCAAGGGGAGAAATAGATGACGAGGAATACGAAAGAAGAAAAAGGAAGCTTCTAGAAGGTTAGTACTTTTTCATCTGTTTTCAGATTTTTTAATATTTTTATGTTATTACCCAATTTTAAAGAATATAAGCAACTGCTTGATGAATGAAGGCGGTGGAAAATGAATTCGAAAAAATACGACCAGCAGAAAATTCACTTAATTGTCAAGAGGCTTAAAAATACACAGGTTAAGTTTTTAGAGTGCAAACCATCGCGAAGTTTCTCTCATTGTGTCAGGATAGCAGTGCTTATTGATGCGAGAGTTGAGGAAGTTTTTTCTCTCGTATCCAACATTAATAATCATAGATTATTCTGGCCGGAATATGAGTTTAAATCTGAAGACGATGGGGAATTGAAGAAAGGGTTAATATACTACATCCGTGAAAAAGGAGCAGAAAAGTGGGTAAAATATCGAATTGCAGATTTCAACGAAAACTCTTTTTATTCCGGAGAAATGATAGGGAACGATCCATTTTTTAAAAAATTGCGATATGAACACTATTTCATCCCTGTGGATAACATGACTATAAGTATTGAGTGTGTGTACTACACCCTTCGCTATGGTTTTCTGGGGAAAATCTTGAACCTCTTCATAGCAGAGCGTATCATCAAAAAGAGGCTTTTAAAAGCTCACTTAAAGCTAAAAGAAGTGGCAGAAAAAGAGCTCTAGTTAAGCAAACACTGCCTTATAAAGCCCGACTATGATGTCACCGACTTCACAGTACACATCCATATAGCTGGTTTTCACTTCCTTGAATATCTTTGAGCCCATCTCTTTTATTTCCTCTAATGAAAAGCCAAGGTGAGTGTCTTTCAAAGTTTCCTTGAGCTCCTCATGCTCGTGTTTGAGGACGTCAACTATTATCACCTTACCGCTTTCGTTTAAAACGCTCTTCATGCTCTCTAGTACTCTGTCAGGATTCAGGAAGTGATGGAACGCCAGGGTGGAGAGCACGATGTCGAATTCTTTTGGAACATTTATGCCGTAGTGTTTATTGGCAATCTCAATGGATTCCCTAATTTTCTCGGCAACTCCCCAAATGGGTGCTATCCCTTTTTCATTAAGCCTTTTCAGCATGCTTGGAGTTATATCTAAAGCATACACATCTGCTTTGACTCCTCTATCTTCGAGCTTCCTCTTGATTCTCTCTGTGAAAAACCCTGAGCCAGCTGCAACGTCTAAGAGCTTAATGCTTTCCTTGTTTAGCTTCAGAATTTCTTTAGCGATATCGTTAACTATTGTTTCTATGCACTCCTCTCTGAGGTAGTCTCTCACGATATCATCCCTCTGGGGGGCTTCTTCTTCAAAGTACTCTATTTGCTCAACGAGATCTTTCGCTGACTTCTTGTCAAAGCCGAGCTTTTTCAAGAATTCTTTAACCTCATCCATGCTTGGTATCATTTTCTCACCGCCTCAAAGCCCCTCTCCAGATCTTCAATGAGATCCTCAACGTCTTCTATTCCAACCGAAACTCTGATAAGGGAGTCTTTTATGCCAACTTTCTCCCTTTCCTCCTTTGGAAGAGAGGCGTGGGTCATCAAAGCCGGGAGCTCAATTAGTGATTCCACTCCTCCCAAGCTTTCAGCCAGTGCAAAAATCTTCAAGCTCTCGACGAATTTCACTGCCTCCTTCAATCCTCCTTTAAGCTCGAATGAGAGCATTCCCCCAAAGCCGCGCATTTGCCTTCTTGCGAGCTCGTGCTGCGGATGGGAAGGCAAGCCCGGATAGTAAACTCTCTCAATCAATGGGTGCTCTTCTAGATACTTTGCAATCCTCATAGCGTTCTTCTCGTGCCTCTCCATCCTAACAGCAAGCGTTTTAATGCCTCTCATAACGAGCCAGGAGTCAAAGGGGGACAAAATTGCACCGACTGCGTTTTGATGGAACTTCAACTTTTCATAGATCTCATCGTCATTTACCATCACGGCCCCTCCGACAACGTCGGAGTGACCTCCTAGGTATTTAGTGACGCTGTGGAGAACTATGTCAGCACCTAAGTCAAGGGGATTTTGGAAGTAGGGACTTGCAAATGTGTTGTCCACAACCATGACTAAATCTCTCTCATGAGCAATCTCAGATATCGCCTTGATGTCAGCGAGCTTTAAGAGGGGATTTGTGGGAGTTTCGAGCCAAATCATCTTTGTGTTCTCTTTTATTGCACTTTTGGCGTTTTCCGGTTCCCTTGCATCCACGTAAGTAAACTCAATCCCAAAGCGTTCCATAACTTGATTGAACAGCCTCTTAGTGCCGCCGTAAAGGTCATCAAAAGCTATGATATGATCTCCTTTCTTTAGTAAAGCTAGGAGTATTGTGGACTCAGCGGCTAACCCCGAGGAAAAAGCCAACCCATAGTTAGCGTTTTCAAGTGCCGCTAATTTTTTCTCAAGGTTATCCCTTGTGGGGTTGCCGCTTCTGGAGTAAACATAACCTTCCTCAACTTCCCTTATGCTCTTCTTTGCGAAGGTTGTCGAGAGATGAATGGGGGAGACAACGTCGCCGTACTGCATGTTTTCCGGCTCTTCACCGATGTGAATAGCTTTGGTTGAAAACTTCATCTTAATCCCTCCAGAACTTTTTCATCATCAGTTTCAAAACCGTTCTCAAGAAGCCATTTATCGTTGAATATCTTTGTTAAGTAGTTCCTTCCAGTGTCTGGGAATATTATAACGACCCTTTTTCCTTTTACTCCATTTTCTTTGAGATATTTTATTGTCCCATATAAAGCAGCTCCTGAAGAGCCACCAACTAAGATACCTTCTTTCCTCGCCAAGAAGCGCGTCATTGCAAAGGCTTCCTGATCATTGACGACAACTATATCATCAACTAGGTTCAAATCAACAGTCTCTGGGAGAATGTCTTCTCCAATTCCTTCTACCAAATATGGATGGGCTTTTTTCACAGCCTCTTCTAGGCTCATCCCCTTCTTTACGAGATTGTATATTGAACCGACAGGATCAACCCCTATTATCTTCACGTCCCTTCTCTTTTCTTTTATGTAGCGTCCGATGCCAGTGATTGTTCCACCGGTACCTATGCCAGCGAATAGATAGTTTATGCTCCCTTTTGTTTGTTTCCAGATCTCTCTCGCTGTGGTCTCATAGTGTGCCAAAGGGTTGTATTTGTTGAAGTACTGGTTGGGAATGTAAGCGTAAGGTGTTTCTTCAACTCTTTCATCTAGGATTGCCCTAAGTTCATCAATCTTCTCCTCTTTTACAAGCTTTTGCACATATTCCACTATTTCTTTAAGTTCTTCTCGAGTCACTGGTCTTTTTTTCTTCCAGATGAGGTTTCTTACAGCCTCAGCTACCTTGTAGTAAGAGTTTGGATCACTTGGGGCAACAGCAGTAGGTGTTCTGATCACGAAAGCTCCTAGGGCTTTGAGAAGAAACTCCTTTTCAAGACTCATTTTATCTGGCATCGTGAAAACTGTTAAGTATCCTTCATCAGCAGCTACCAGGGCTAGACCCAAGCCAGTGTTTCCTGAAGTAGGCTCTATTATAACTCCGCCTTCAACTATTTTTCCTTCTTTTTTAGCGCCTTCAATCATGTATTTGCCTATTCTGTCTTTTATACTTCCTCCAGGGTTGAAAAACTCTACTTTGGCATATAACTCATTCTTGACGTTGAAGTACTTCTCTATCTTTTTAAGCCTGACTAAGGGGGTCTCTCCGATAGTTTGTACGATGTCATCATAAATACTCAATTTTGTGTAATTTTCTACCATCTTAACCCTCACCTACCCATTGATGAATAAAAATGCATATATATCTTTCGGTTGTGGCAAAGCTGTTTTTCGAAAAATCGAAAATATTTCAGCCAGATTTAACAAAAGGTTTGGAATAAAAAGTTTTGGACACAAATGTAGAATGAAGAAATGCTATTCATCCTAAAAACAATATTGTAAAATGGTGCATAAGATGCCAACTTGATTATTCGTCTGTAGGTTTTGTGGCAATTATAAGCCTCACAATATCAAAGAATAAATTCTCGACCTTCTCTATCTTAAAACCTGCTTTTTCAATATTTTTTTGAGTTTCCCTGAGCATTGAAGTGCCAAGAAGTGTTTTGATGAAAGGTTCCATGAGGTAGAGGGGGATATTTAAAAGTCTCGAATTGCTTTTCATATGTTCCAAAAATATGGCAGTTCCTCCGGGTTTCAGGACCCTATATGCTTCTTTCAGTCCTTTAATTGGGTCAGGAACTGTACAAAAAACAAAGGTGCTTACAACAGTATCAAAGGTATTGTCATCGAATTCCATATTTTGAGCGTCCATGTAGAGCAACTTAACATTCTCTAATCCAAGT
This genomic stretch from Thermococcus sp. EP1 harbors:
- a CDS encoding TetR/AcrR family transcriptional regulator, producing the protein MRRKETKERILEVALELFSERAYDDVSMEEIAKKVGLSKGGLFYHFSSKYELAKEALFYGFEQWAKAIFPKILSAKSPEDKFKALIDYSFEFILDNPKLSRFFLEVYEESIKHGNGLEQWKGFYEEYLELFGSIFEELGVLNPRVRAILFGALLDGLAIHYLMAGEYFDIRDLKKEILEIFLAGRKD
- a CDS encoding SHOCT domain-containing protein is translated as MMFENFGNYLVHMGEFEWGWHDMMGFGYFGIVGAIFMLLFWVAIIVAVVWFIKWIIEQSSSGTTKTSKNRALEILDEKYARGEIDDEEYERRKRKLLEG
- a CDS encoding PLP-dependent cysteine synthase family protein, whose translation is MRVKMVENYTKLSIYDDIVQTIGETPLVRLKKIEKYFNVKNELYAKVEFFNPGGSIKDRIGKYMIEGAKKEGKIVEGGVIIEPTSGNTGLGLALVAADEGYLTVFTMPDKMSLEKEFLLKALGAFVIRTPTAVAPSDPNSYYKVAEAVRNLIWKKKRPVTREELKEIVEYVQKLVKEEKIDELRAILDERVEETPYAYIPNQYFNKYNPLAHYETTAREIWKQTKGSINYLFAGIGTGGTITGIGRYIKEKRRDVKIIGVDPVGSIYNLVKKGMSLEEAVKKAHPYLVEGIGEDILPETVDLNLVDDIVVVNDQEAFAMTRFLARKEGILVGGSSGAALYGTIKYLKENGVKGKRVVIIFPDTGRNYLTKIFNDKWLLENGFETDDEKVLEGLR
- a CDS encoding heavy metal translocating P-type ATPase, whose translation is MEHESTHEEVEHGGHEMHAHEEHEMHEHGEHKHSHAEHHKMMMEDFKKRFIVSAILTIPILLLSPLIQKFLGFTFTFKGDHYVLFTLSAIVYFYGGWPFLNGMIDELKKKLPGMMTLIALAITVAFSYSVAVTFGLPGKTFYWELATLIDIMLLGHYIEMRSVLGASRALEELIKLMPTEAHLITPEGVKDIPVSELKKGDIVLVKPGEKIPSDGIIIEGETSVNEAMLTGESKPVYKKVGDGVIGGSINLEGAIKVRIEKTGKDTYLMQVVELVRQAQETRSRTQDLANRAAFWLTLIAITAGSITLGSWLYLGMPFVFALERMVTVMVITCPHALGLAVPLVVSVSTSISAKKGILIRNREAFERAKDVQVVVFDKTGTLTEGKFEVTDVISLDEFEEEELIKYAATLESHSSHPIAQGIVEKAKELGIEFYDIEESKVLPGKGVQGIINGKEVFVVSPGFLKEKGLWKDDERVNKVLEQGKTVVFLLIDGRLVGALALADRIRPESREAVKRLHEMGIKAYMLTGDNAKVAKWVAEELGLDGFFAEVLPHQKSEKVQELQKEGLIVAMVGDGINDAPALIQADVGIAIGAGTDVAIESADIILVKNDPRDVITAIHLARATYGKMVQNLAWATGYNTFAIPLAAGTLYSYGILLSPAVGALLMSLSTVIVAINARFLKV
- a CDS encoding DUF302 domain-containing protein; translation: MKGECKAHEKKIKHVHGMSVVEDLESEYTYVKEVELHFEDAVERVKEELKKESFGVLSEIRVDKLFKEKISLEIEPYIILGVCNPNYSSQLISIDVNSGAFLPCNILVYVKDKKTYVSAMLPTKAMKITGNEELLKVSEQVERILKNVVDKV
- a CDS encoding SRPBCC family protein; this encodes MNSKKYDQQKIHLIVKRLKNTQVKFLECKPSRSFSHCVRIAVLIDARVEEVFSLVSNINNHRLFWPEYEFKSEDDGELKKGLIYYIREKGAEKWVKYRIADFNENSFYSGEMIGNDPFFKKLRYEHYFIPVDNMTISIECVYYTLRYGFLGKILNLFIAERIIKKRLLKAHLKLKEVAEKEL
- a CDS encoding cystathionine gamma-synthase; translated protein: MKFSTKAIHIGEEPENMQYGDVVSPIHLSTTFAKKSIREVEEGYVYSRSGNPTRDNLEKKLAALENANYGLAFSSGLAAESTILLALLKKGDHIIAFDDLYGGTKRLFNQVMERFGIEFTYVDAREPENAKSAIKENTKMIWLETPTNPLLKLADIKAISEIAHERDLVMVVDNTFASPYFQNPLDLGADIVLHSVTKYLGGHSDVVGGAVMVNDDEIYEKLKFHQNAVGAILSPFDSWLVMRGIKTLAVRMERHEKNAMRIAKYLEEHPLIERVYYPGLPSHPQHELARRQMRGFGGMLSFELKGGLKEAVKFVESLKIFALAESLGGVESLIELPALMTHASLPKEEREKVGIKDSLIRVSVGIEDVEDLIEDLERGFEAVRK
- a CDS encoding class I SAM-dependent methyltransferase, giving the protein MNTPAKKYDRFSKIYDLFESPMEMRAFSKYRKKALSLAKGKVLEIGIGTGKNLPYYPEGVEVIGIDFSRGMLEKAEKRKKELGLENVKLLYMDAQNMEFDDNTFDTVVSTFVFCTVPDPIKGLKEAYRVLKPGGTAIFLEHMKSNSRLLNIPLYLMEPFIKTLLGTSMLRETQKNIEKAGFKIEKVENLFFDIVRLIIATKPTDE
- a CDS encoding class I SAM-dependent methyltransferase produces the protein MIPSMDEVKEFLKKLGFDKKSAKDLVEQIEYFEEEAPQRDDIVRDYLREECIETIVNDIAKEILKLNKESIKLLDVAAGSGFFTERIKRKLEDRGVKADVYALDITPSMLKRLNEKGIAPIWGVAEKIRESIEIANKHYGINVPKEFDIVLSTLAFHHFLNPDRVLESMKSVLNESGKVIIVDVLKHEHEELKETLKDTHLGFSLEEIKEMGSKIFKEVKTSYMDVYCEVGDIIVGLYKAVFA
- a CDS encoding RND family transporter, whose translation is MQKIAKWIAFHPKSAIALVLVITIIFTSFTANLQEETSLESLFPNYPEVGIMEDIQNDFGNQEPVIILIQGEDVLTPEYFKKTADITEKIWKDTIINSALMEPKDESITSLPEFLAIYRLSLKGNFNPSKEQVLEEIRSFASKDEIIRTFNAFLEDPNVPQVMKDYVLVFLPKTFDREAMKSDKMVIYISLDAALSNGELEKIELRIESTAKSIDAKTLTYGFKLLNYYYVKTEERLIPAFLIALILILALMILNFRRLSDVAISLTTLFLAMLWTFGLAGLLEWKIDVMAGMVPILILGLGIDFSFHVLMNYREKLKETSDPKKSAYLVLSTVGIALLLAMVTTVVGFSSNGISKIPSMRHFGFLSAFSILAIFVLNLTFVPAMRELLDLRKAKRQFETFKQRELVKNGVIKRLLWLIKKPSIVVIFLIIIFGVALPGWALGFGMKASYDPTGELATDLDITKAYDILNEEFDVGTETVFIRVDGKLTDPKFWDELEKAIENMNDDKYIVVYGEKARVEWILSLLPFFIMEDQRVAGAYILVDKNRDGKIDRDVTPAELKAFLSALYEAPMGKYYLHKDENGNFDGLIIRVATRTKLGYHGKKLLEELKEDFKAVNANVSFTGMPIIWARGLDDIRDSMANSIFLCLAFAFIVLPIAFGLFHRSPLLGFLTALPPFITIGWLFMTMKFLGIPLNMMTAMVGAIIVGIGIDYPIHIANRWALERKEGKTLEECYAISLSSTGKEVLYSALTTLVAFGVFILIPIPVIAQFAITTLFGLIYSFVGAVLTLPLLLRSFWHRSD